The proteins below come from a single Triticum aestivum cultivar Chinese Spring chromosome 5D, IWGSC CS RefSeq v2.1, whole genome shotgun sequence genomic window:
- the LOC123123808 gene encoding sucrose transport protein SUT5-like, translated as MDREGDLSFPNNVVYAAKQVYSLGRLFFACMVAGGIQYAWALQLSLLSPYTQSLGIPHHHVSLTLVCGPIAGFVVPPIVGYYSDRCTAMMGRRRPFIVAGCLIICLSVMLIGFSADIGRLLGDTKEHCTTSTGARWAATAVYIVGFWFLNFANNAAQGPARALMADLSAGNYMPSVGQAIFCGWMAIGNVLGYMAGADGEWHVWLPWLKTAACCEACANLKGAFLTAVIVIIISTSITMYIAEEKQLDNADVEASSGRRGCICRFGDFFKSLKNLPPSMFKVLAVTAVTWLAWFPFIQYGTDWMGREIYHGEPQGPKVAVYYAGVREGAVGLLLSSMCLLAASFNTPHLCGRLTSRVVWSLSNFILFGIMTAMVILGLVSTKGYNASFTAGLTGPDPKLRVIALSLFALIGIPQAVLFSVPWAVASKVADDGGHCLAIGVLNIAIVVPQLIIVLTAGPIEKAFGKGNTPAFGIGCAFAFICAVLALILLPKTRGTRGPWPPGSADMVHPQAREGPWMQTCSQAKWVIYEQLED; from the exons ATGGATAGGGAGGGAGACCTGAGTTTTCCCAACAATGTTGTGTACGCGGCGAAGCAGGTCTACagcctcgggaggctgttctttgCCTGCATGGTCGCCGGCGGCATCCAGTACGCCTGGGCGCTGCAGCTCTCCCTCCTCTCCCCCTACACTCAG AGTCTTGGGATCCCACACCACCACGTTTCCCTCACTTTGGTCTGCGGACCTATCGCTGGGTTTGTT GTGCCACCCATCGTGGGTTACTACAGCGACCGGTGCACGGCGATGATGGGCCGGAGAAGACCCTTCATCGTCGCCGGATGTCTCATCATCTGCCTCTCCGTGATGCTCATCGGCTTCTCGGCAGACATTGGGCGGCTACTCGGCGACACCAAGGAGCATTGCACCACCAGCACGGGCGCTCGCTGGGCTGCCACAGCCGTGTATATCGTCGGGTTCTGGTTCCTCAATTTCGCCAACAATGCCGCCCAAGGTCCGGCTCGTGCACTCATGGCTGATCTCTCTG CTGGAAACTATATGCCCAGCGTCGGGCAGGCCATCTTCTGCGGGTGGATGGCCATCGGCAACGTCCTGGGCTATATGGCCGGCGCCGACGGTGAATGGCACGTGTGGCTCCCTTGGCTCAAAACTGCGGCGTGCTGCGAAGCCTGCGCAAATCTCAAGGGCGCCTTCCTCACCGCTGTG ATCGTCATTATCATCAGTACGTCCATCACCATGTATATTGCTGAAGAGAAGCAGCTCGACAATGCCGACGTGGAGGCCTCCTCTGGCCGCCGTGGATGCATATGCCGCTTTGGCGACTTCTTCAAGAGCTTGAAGAACCTTCCCCCATCTATGTTCAAAGTGCTCGCCGTCACGGCTGTAACCTGG CTAGCGTGGTTCCCCTTCATCCAGTATGGCACTGACTGGATGGGCAGGGAGATCTACCACGGCGAGCCGCAGGGGCCCAAGGTGGCCGTCTACTACGCCGGCGTCCGCGAGGGTGCCGTCGGCCTGCTGCTCTCTTCTATgtgcctcttggccgcctccttcaACACCCCCCACCTTTGCGGTAGGCTCACGTCCAGGGTCGTGTGGTCCTTAAGCAACTTCATCCTATTTGGCATCATGACAGCCATGGTGATCCTTGGCTTGGTCTCCACCAAGGGGTACAACGCGTCTTTCACGGCTGGCCTCACCGGCCCTGACCCCAAGCTTAGGGTCATCGCGCTCTCCCTCTTCGCGCTCATCGGAATCCCACAGGCCGTGTTGTTCAGTGTACCGTGGGCTGTTGCTTCTAAGGTTGCCGACGACGGTGGCCATTGCCTCGCCATTGGTGTCCTGAACATTGCCATCGTCGTGCCACAG CTGATTATCGTGCTCACCGCTGGCCCGATCGAGAAAGCCTTTGGAAAGGGCAACACACCGGCATTCGGCATTGGTTGCGCCTTCGCCTTCATCTGTGCAGTCCTTGCGCTCATCCTCCTTCCCAAGACAAGAGGCACGAGAGGGCCATGGCCTCCAGGGAGCGCTGATATGGTACATCCCCAGGCACGAGAGGGACCTTGGATGCAAACTTGTTCTCAAGCTAAGTGGGTTATCTACGAGCAATTAGAAGACTAG
- the LOC123123809 gene encoding uncharacterized protein isoform X2: MSTGHGREGSCYFYSKPAPVKEGKRTRMVGGGTWHPEAGAKPILGADGESLVSNKRTFSYVKKSPSGMETASKGRQRTGWIMVEISLEKQTGDADHMVLCVLYKSKKKYPDTSMAAAAEAAPGCDAEPSVHEWLGLSDRDIRAVPKPAPSIDTAGSTKILLQKAAEKAVSYHFEKVCEIKEFVDFKERHLRTIDQLGLDRPIISGSLRKLELRLQHVAMDKILTPTERDHIVSCGEDMSTTIFSAYLNKLGKRAQQDFSALYRIGLNVHDHVWERETKAANDSSVVHDSEAKHRLQVLHAAFLEVGFLSQVKGAESECPMPVNSASSSGEKRKADEVHPEAPSAVRQEKPDTGRNSVVEERERTALFDDKAGDPREFFDTIQEDTIEPVRTVTEVQPEQPPGVEDEYPVPPTGVDNPYGNQVGDFNAVVPEVQPGHPEVGEGSNGLPNFLDLDETESSRHTIKEPNHGALKRLENWMDSDSNDYPTRSDDSAMQNPVFVEYQTLVGRPNGGDSVVSGHPMFVGGNNGGYPPAAENPGPGFVGGVVGDNSVYSVGSAAKILEEACPMFDEDGHRYLDDINMEEPLIDIDFPLSPFAS, translated from the exons ATGA GCACGGGTCACGGGAGAGAAGGGTCGTGCTACTTCTACAGCAAACCGGCCCCTGTCAAGGAGGGGAAGCGGACCCGCATGGTCGGCGGCGGCACCTGGCACCCGGAGGCTGGCGCCAAACCCATTCTAGGCGCCGATGGGGAATCCCTTGTTTCGAACAAGAGAACCTTCTCCTACGTGAAAAAGAGTCCGTCTGGGATGGAAACAGCATCCAAAGGGAGACAGCGTACCGGCTGGATCATGGTCGAGATCTCGCTCGAGAAGCAGACCGGCGACGCCGACCACATGGTGCTCTGCGTCTTGTACAAGTCGAAGAAGAAGTATCCAGACACATCCATGGCAGCCGCTGCAGAGGCTGCACCGGGATGCGATGCGGAGCCGAGTGTACATGAGTGGCTGGGCTTGTCCGACCGTGACATACGTGCGGTGCCGAAGCCAGCTCCATCCATCGATACGGCCGGTAGCACCAAAATTCTCCTGCAGAAG GCCGCGGAGAAGGCAGTGAGCTACCACTTCGAAAAGGTGTGTGAAATCAAGGAGTTCGTGGACTTCAAGGAGCGGCATCTGAG GACAATTGATCAGCTTGGATTGGACAGACCAATTATTTCAG GTTCATTGCGTAAGTTGGAATTGCGTCTTCAGCACGTTGCTATGGACAAAATTCTAACTCCTACAGAACGAGATCACATTGTTTCCTGTGGTGAAGACATGTCTACAACAATATTTTCTGCATATTTAAATAAACTCGGTAAAAGGGCACAACAG GATTTCAGTGCACTATATAGGATTGGGCTTAATGTCCACGATCATGTCTGGGAAAGGGAAACCAAG GCGGCGAATGATTCCTCGGTGGTCCATGACAGTGAGGCAAAACACCGTCTACAAGTCCTCCATGCAGCGTTCCTTGAGGTTGGCTTCTTATCCCAGGTCAAGGGAGCAGAGAGCGAGTGCCCAATGCCAGTGAACTCGGCTTCCAGCTCTGGCGAGAAGAGAAAGGCGGATGAGGTCCACCCAGAGGCTCCTTCTGCTGTGCGTCAGGAAAAGCCTGACACTGGCCGCAACAGTGTTGTGGAGGAAAGAGAGCGCACCGCGCTCTTTGATGACAAGGCCGGGGACCCGCGCGAGTTCTTCGACACTATACAAGAAGATACCATTGAGCCCGTCAGGACAGTAACTGAGGTTCAGCCCGAGCAGCCACCAGGTGTTGAGGATGAGTACCCGGTGCCCCCCACTGGAGTCGACAACCCCTATGGAAATCAAGTTGGCGACTTCAACGCCGTAGTACCTGAAGTTCAACCGGGGCACCCTGAGGTGGGGGAGGGCAGCAATGGATTACCAAACTTTCTGGACCTGGACGAGACCGAGAGCAGTCGTCATACAATCAAGGAACCCAACCACGGTGCTTTGAAGCGCCTCGAGAACTGGATGGACTCTGACAGCAACGACTATCCGACGCGCTCCGACGACAGTGCTATGCAGAATCCGGTGTTCGTGGAATACCAGACGCTCGTCGGACGTCCCAATGGCGGAGATTCGGTGGTCTCCGGACACCCGATGTTCGTTGGAGGCAACAACGGCGGATATCCGCCGGCCGCGGAGAACCCCGGGCCCGGGTTCGTCGGAGGCGTCGTAGGCGACAACAGCGTATATTCTGTCGGGTCGGCTGCCAAAATTCTTGAAGAAGCCTGCCCGATGTTCGACGAAGACGGCCACAGGTATTTAGATGACAT
- the LOC123123809 gene encoding uncharacterized protein isoform X1, which translates to MASKIGVVLQRENVVAATREKGKAAAAEEESWDGSKSPTDLQLFNLLQSLNAGDKPLPLPPFVHKAYVYSDPPEVLVKDCLLAPGTGHGREGSCYFYSKPAPVKEGKRTRMVGGGTWHPEAGAKPILGADGESLVSNKRTFSYVKKSPSGMETASKGRQRTGWIMVEISLEKQTGDADHMVLCVLYKSKKKYPDTSMAAAAEAAPGCDAEPSVHEWLGLSDRDIRAVPKPAPSIDTAGSTKILLQKAAEKAVSYHFEKVCEIKEFVDFKERHLRTIDQLGLDRPIISGSLRKLELRLQHVAMDKILTPTERDHIVSCGEDMSTTIFSAYLNKLGKRAQQDFSALYRIGLNVHDHVWERETKAANDSSVVHDSEAKHRLQVLHAAFLEVGFLSQVKGAESECPMPVNSASSSGEKRKADEVHPEAPSAVRQEKPDTGRNSVVEERERTALFDDKAGDPREFFDTIQEDTIEPVRTVTEVQPEQPPGVEDEYPVPPTGVDNPYGNQVGDFNAVVPEVQPGHPEVGEGSNGLPNFLDLDETESSRHTIKEPNHGALKRLENWMDSDSNDYPTRSDDSAMQNPVFVEYQTLVGRPNGGDSVVSGHPMFVGGNNGGYPPAAENPGPGFVGGVVGDNSVYSVGSAAKILEEACPMFDEDGHRYLDDINMEEPLIDIDFPLSPFAS; encoded by the exons ATGGCCTCTAAGATCGGGGTTGTTCTTCAGCGGGAGAATGTGGTGGCCGCTACCCGGGAGAAGGGGAaggcggcggccgcggaggaggagtcGTGGGACGGGAGCAAATCGCCGACTGACCTCCAGCTTTTCAACCTTCTACAAAGTTTGAACGCCGGAGATAAGCCGCTCCCCTTACCCCCATTCGTCCACAAGGCCTACGTCTACTCTGATCCCCCCGAAGTCCTCGTGAAAGACTGCCTGCTTGCTCCAGGCACGGGTCACGGGAGAGAAGGGTCGTGCTACTTCTACAGCAAACCGGCCCCTGTCAAGGAGGGGAAGCGGACCCGCATGGTCGGCGGCGGCACCTGGCACCCGGAGGCTGGCGCCAAACCCATTCTAGGCGCCGATGGGGAATCCCTTGTTTCGAACAAGAGAACCTTCTCCTACGTGAAAAAGAGTCCGTCTGGGATGGAAACAGCATCCAAAGGGAGACAGCGTACCGGCTGGATCATGGTCGAGATCTCGCTCGAGAAGCAGACCGGCGACGCCGACCACATGGTGCTCTGCGTCTTGTACAAGTCGAAGAAGAAGTATCCAGACACATCCATGGCAGCCGCTGCAGAGGCTGCACCGGGATGCGATGCGGAGCCGAGTGTACATGAGTGGCTGGGCTTGTCCGACCGTGACATACGTGCGGTGCCGAAGCCAGCTCCATCCATCGATACGGCCGGTAGCACCAAAATTCTCCTGCAGAAG GCCGCGGAGAAGGCAGTGAGCTACCACTTCGAAAAGGTGTGTGAAATCAAGGAGTTCGTGGACTTCAAGGAGCGGCATCTGAG GACAATTGATCAGCTTGGATTGGACAGACCAATTATTTCAG GTTCATTGCGTAAGTTGGAATTGCGTCTTCAGCACGTTGCTATGGACAAAATTCTAACTCCTACAGAACGAGATCACATTGTTTCCTGTGGTGAAGACATGTCTACAACAATATTTTCTGCATATTTAAATAAACTCGGTAAAAGGGCACAACAG GATTTCAGTGCACTATATAGGATTGGGCTTAATGTCCACGATCATGTCTGGGAAAGGGAAACCAAG GCGGCGAATGATTCCTCGGTGGTCCATGACAGTGAGGCAAAACACCGTCTACAAGTCCTCCATGCAGCGTTCCTTGAGGTTGGCTTCTTATCCCAGGTCAAGGGAGCAGAGAGCGAGTGCCCAATGCCAGTGAACTCGGCTTCCAGCTCTGGCGAGAAGAGAAAGGCGGATGAGGTCCACCCAGAGGCTCCTTCTGCTGTGCGTCAGGAAAAGCCTGACACTGGCCGCAACAGTGTTGTGGAGGAAAGAGAGCGCACCGCGCTCTTTGATGACAAGGCCGGGGACCCGCGCGAGTTCTTCGACACTATACAAGAAGATACCATTGAGCCCGTCAGGACAGTAACTGAGGTTCAGCCCGAGCAGCCACCAGGTGTTGAGGATGAGTACCCGGTGCCCCCCACTGGAGTCGACAACCCCTATGGAAATCAAGTTGGCGACTTCAACGCCGTAGTACCTGAAGTTCAACCGGGGCACCCTGAGGTGGGGGAGGGCAGCAATGGATTACCAAACTTTCTGGACCTGGACGAGACCGAGAGCAGTCGTCATACAATCAAGGAACCCAACCACGGTGCTTTGAAGCGCCTCGAGAACTGGATGGACTCTGACAGCAACGACTATCCGACGCGCTCCGACGACAGTGCTATGCAGAATCCGGTGTTCGTGGAATACCAGACGCTCGTCGGACGTCCCAATGGCGGAGATTCGGTGGTCTCCGGACACCCGATGTTCGTTGGAGGCAACAACGGCGGATATCCGCCGGCCGCGGAGAACCCCGGGCCCGGGTTCGTCGGAGGCGTCGTAGGCGACAACAGCGTATATTCTGTCGGGTCGGCTGCCAAAATTCTTGAAGAAGCCTGCCCGATGTTCGACGAAGACGGCCACAGGTATTTAGATGACAT